CTGGAACCGCTGCATCACCCCAGCCCGGTCCACTGCCTCACTGTGGTATGCCTCACACCCGAATTCCCGGCTGATGGCCTGCACCTGGCTCTTGGTCTGCCCGTACACGATCACCCGGCCCCCCCGCGCTTGCTGGATCCGACCCTGGATGTACTGCACCACCCCGGGCGTCACCAACCACTGATGGGGTTCCCGCGGGGTCTGGCGCGGTAAAATGGGCCGCCATACCCGGTATGCCACGTTCCCCCGGCTGGTCCGGGCCCGGTACATACCCACCGCGCTGGCGGGATGCTGGATCCGCTGGACAAATATTCGTTCCATACTGGGGGGCAGTGTGGCCGTTAAAAATACCATCTGCGTGCGCGCACTGACCAACCGCCCTAATCGGGCCATGGCCGGCCGGAAATCCTTCTGCGAATTCAATATAATATGGCACTCGTCCACCACGATCCGGTCcaaccgccgcatccacCGCTGCCGGTTCAAAAACGTGTGGAAATCCGGGTCCTCGCTGGATTCGGGCGTCACCAACACAATGGCAGCTTCATCCGGGGGTCGTCGGCTCTCCCATGATACACACCGGATCCCGAGCTGCTGGCACCGCTGCATCAAATCCGCCCGCAGTGAAACTAACGGGACCACCACGATGGTACACCCCCCCGGGGCCACGAACGCGGGCAACATGAATAACATGCTTTTCCCGCCCCCGGTGGgcatcaccgccaccaccgggctggccccatcctggatggcctggatggccggTTGCTGCACGCCCCGGAACTGTATCTCCCCCTGTCCGGTCATCCGCTGCAGTGCGGCCTCCATGTCCGTGGCCTGCAGCTGCGTCCGCCGCCGGGCCTGGTGATCCGCGGCCTGCGCCTCCCATGGGTTGACCCGTTTCCCCAGCACCGTGGGGGTTTCCGCGGTAAACCCTAAAAACTGATGCCAATCCATGCTGGATGCCCGGAACTTCAACCGCCGCACCGTCGTGCTCCCGGCGAATTCCATGCTTTCCCGCCCATATACCATCCCGGCCACGTGGGTGCTATGCCCGGCCTGCTCGTCTGCAATATCCCCGATCCCGTCATCGGGGTCGGTATCGGCGGCAATGGCTGTCAGCTCCTGCTGCCGCTCGGTTTGGATGTTGTCCGGGAACGCGCTGGATCCCCGCAAAAACCGCCGGCTGATGCCCACCGCGATGTCCCGGTAATTCGCCACGTTGAACCCGAACCCTAACCCCAGCCCGgtctggctggcctgctTCAATGCCTCCCGGAACCGCTCGCTCGTCCACGTCCGTCCGCTGCCCACGTCCGGTCCCCATAAATATGGActgcggtggtggggttgggattCAGTCCCGGGTTCCACCGTCCGCCCCCAGCTCACGGCCAGCTGCCGCAGGAatggcaacaccagccaTAAATACCAAACCACTAATTCACCCACGGCCCGGGGTAAATATCGATGGATGATCTTCACGTCATTACTGCTATAAAACCCCTTGTGGTATGCGGACacgaacaccaccatcccatcttcaatatatatattgcggCGCatgttggtgtcggtgttgacATGCTGGATACTCAGCAGCTCGGGGGCCCGCGCGGGGGCACCGCTGGTCAAATACAcggccaccgccagcttctccttaaACCGGGCCACCTGCTGGAAGTACTTGGTGGCCTTGCTGGCGCTGAGCCCCCCCTGGGTGACGAATGCCCGGGCCACCGCGGGTTCCTGCGCAATCCGGTCGATTAACCAATGGCGCCCCGGAACGGGCCACTGCGTCCGCTGGTCCGATAAAAAACTCCAACCCGGCGTGGCTTCGGTGGGATTATCAAATAACCCGTCCCATGGGATCGCCGGCCACTGGCGGGGTTCGGGCTCACACAGCAGCCCTCCCAGTAATCCCCGCGCGGCCTGGACCAGCCCGTGCACCATCCCGCGGAACTGGCCCATGGTAAAATCCAGGTTCTTGTACAGCAACCGCTCCGTGCCCATCCAGGTCACATGGCCGGGGGCCGTGGTGTTGTAATGGACCTTGAGCCCGTATGTCCGCCAGTCTAACAACACCTCCACCGGCCCGTGTTGGCCCCGGACCATGAACTTACCCACCATGATATCAACCCCGGTCTGGAACGGCATGCGGCCCTGGCGGGACATCCGGCTGATGGGGGCAGCATCTTGGCTGTGGATGGACGACGGTGGGGATGACGGGATCGGGCCCCCACCTGTACCCTCCGCGaacccttcatcctccatgatCAATCCCAAATCATCGTCCGCGGCATCCCCGGTCCAGGAGCCCTGTTCGGCCTGCCCCGCCCACATCTCGATAATCGCCATGGGCTGGGGATCCAGCCATAATGCCTTCTGCACGACCATGAACCGCGccaccttcaacacccgTGAAATGATCGGGGGGTAGCTATCCGGATCCAGCCACGTCTTGATCCCCCGTCCGAGCACGGCCATACTGCATACCAGTGCACTCTCATATTCAtgaacctggatcttctggtttaACAGCTCAATGCAAAACTCCAAGCATGCTGTTTCTACCCGGGTCATGACAAACCCGGCAACCCTAACCCTGAACCCGGAACTCTCCTCAGCTGGATCCTCCATgggatcggggctggcgcGGCTGTCGTCCGGGACGGGGGATGCCACAGCCCCAtgcaccacctgcatggCCGCCTGCCACAGCCGTTGCCAGGTCTTCCGCTGCCGGCTGGTCATGATATATCGGGGCTCCTTCCCCTGCCATGGccactgggtctgggtgCGCGCGatgaatattaatatctgctgccatggccgcaCATGGTCCTGGATGCTCTTTTCATCCATGTACGCCTGCAGCGGCGTGTGGGGGGTCTGCCCCGGCATGGTGCAGATCGCGGCCATGCGGATCCCGCTCCCGCAGTGCTGCACGGtccgctggctgcggcgggctAACTGTTCCATAGTATCCCAGATCACCCGCatggcctggctggtctcgtccatctcgtctgctCCCGGCGTGGCCACCACGTCCAGAAGGTCCTGCGGGTGTACCTCAGCCAGATACCGCGCCCACCgggtccgccgcagccatgggttagcatcctgcagctccccgGCCTGGATCACCTGGTTAGCAGCGGCCTCGTCATCAGCTgctgcctgggccttgatctcggctaccatggcctcccggtcagtgctgggggtgggtggTTCCACGGGCTCGGGGTCGCAGGATCGAATATGCACTAAATGGGAGTTCTTCCGCGATGGGAATACCTGCTGCCATGCTACCATGCGGAATGACTGCTGGAAACTAGCCATGCCCTGTTCCCGCTCCTGGCGACTGACAAACCCGctatggcgatgctgggtcCATCCATGGACCTGCTGCCAGTGTTTCCGCATACTTTTGATATGGGTGGTGATGTACTGGCAATGTTCGGGGTCCTGCTGGCACTGCATGCCGTTCATGTACAGTTCAATCCCGGGTAAtggattctgcagcatccgggGGATCTGGACAGCGTGGGGTTTCGGACTCGAGTCGCCGGGATAAACTTGGGATATGAATTAAAAATAGCC
The nucleotide sequence above comes from Aspergillus puulaauensis MK2 DNA, chromosome 3, nearly complete sequence. Encoded proteins:
- a CDS encoding uncharacterized protein (COG:L;~EggNog:ENOG410PV6B;~InterPro:IPR022698,IPR027417,IPR001650,IPR014001, IPR011545;~PFAM:PF00270,PF00271;~TransMembrane:2 (o690-710i949-971o);~go_function: GO:0003676 - nucleic acid binding [Evidence IEA];~go_function: GO:0005524 - ATP binding [Evidence IEA]) — translated: MLQNPLPGIELYMNGMQCQQDPEHCQYITTHIKSMRKHWQQVHGWTQHRHSGFVSRQEREQGMASFQQSFRMVAWQQVFPSRKNSHLVHIRSCDPEPVEPPTPSTDREAMVAEIKAQAAADDEAAANQVIQAGELQDANPWLRRTRWARYLAEVHPQDLLDVVATPGADEMDETSQAMRVIWDTMEQLARRSQRTVQHCGSGIRMAAICTMPGQTPHTPLQAYMDEKSIQDHVRPWQQILIFIARTQTQWPWQGKEPRYIMTSRQRKTWQRLWQAAMQVVHGAVASPVPDDSRASPDPMEDPAEESSGFRVRVAGFVMTRVETACLEFCIELLNQKIQVHEYESALVCSMAVLGRGIKTWLDPDSYPPIISRVLKVARFMVVQKALWLDPQPMAIIEMWAGQAEQGSWTGDAADDDLGLIMEDEGFAEGTGGGPIPSSPPSSIHSQDAAPISRMSRQGRMPFQTGVDIMVGKFMVRGQHGPVEVLLDWRTYGLKVHYNTTAPGHVTWMGTERLLYKNLDFTMGQFRGMVHGLVQAARGLLGGLLCEPEPRQWPAIPWDGLFDNPTEATPGWSFLSDQRTQWPVPGRHWLIDRIAQEPAVARAFVTQGGLSASKATKYFQQVARFKEKLAVAVYLTSGAPARAPELLSIQHVNTDTNMRRNIYIEDGMVVFVSAYHKGFYSSNDVKIIHRYLPRAVGELVVWYLWLVLPFLRQLAVSWGRTVEPGTESQPHHRSPYLWGPDVGSGRTWTSERFREALKQASQTGLGLGFGFNVANYRDIAVGISRRFLRGSSAFPDNIQTERQQELTAIAADTDPDDGIGDIADEQAGHSTHVAGMVYGRESMEFAGSTTVRRLKFRASSMDWHQFLGFTAETPTVLGKRVNPWEAQAADHQARRRTQLQATDMEAALQRMTGQGEIQFRGVQQPAIQAIQDGASPVVAVMPTGGGKSMLFMLPAFVAPGGCTIVVVPLVSLRADLMQRCQQLGIRCVSWESRRPPDEAAIVLVTPESSEDPDFHTFLNRQRWMRRLDRIVVDECHIILNSQKDFRPAMARLGRLVSARTQMVFLTATLPPSMERIFVQRIQHPASAVGMYRARTSRGNVAYRVWRPILPRQTPREPHQWLVTPGVVQYIQGRIQQARGGRVIVYGQTKSQVQAISREFGCEAYHSEAVDRAGVMQRFQDGLHRVIAATSALGMGIDIPDIRCVIHIGRPRTLLEYGQESGRAGRDGQGSEAVIIHPDGWETPDPWIHGVADADFQLVQAYMGHGCRRYILDGYLDGTVDGYTRERCRDQGPDELACDGCDPDWEVQEEPVSMASSPPGSGSGSGFSRFGRAPESGFEGSGQGDPELGLPNDAVRSSGAQIHTGLGFIPHYASSSSDTGENPDHPRAMSIDSGESITSQVPRARVIPASAGYTPQERQYEQAAVQQQAQAMQAGIDEEFIEQEARQWLDQCYICTVRGRDGDHQLEQCTHAESHAAQEWLGQVQRRVDYVPFRCCYQCGMPQAICHGWQHGEACTWRGALLPMIAGMVYGPFRRMVQPAWEQWLQPRQLEGRVIYAGKIFQQEIVAGPVPAGDYRSVAAFFGQGTVDRQGVEVQAVFCWLRRVCHDIEAGLI